aaggagaagaaggacccgacgatcgtGAAAGCctacaactctctctctctctctctctctctctcgctcttctttttcctccgttgtaacccatgctttcttttggtctataaaagggaaagcagggtgccCCATAAGGGGCATCGCAACACATCGGATCGATCTAGGCCAGACCTGATCGAATCATCACGAACCCATTGAACCTCGAACCGACCAGAACATACGACcgagtagcaaccgagctctctcagcacccgttcactcctttcaccagagacttgggacttgtccctctctcgcccgtttgtaactcctactacgtactttcagtgctagtaacacgagcagcagcaacgaactagatgtagggacattcttcccaaaccagtataaacatcGTGTCCTCTAATCACACCATCGGAGCCagatgcgcaatattagaaatttatttgtcggtggcaactcgaaacaccgacatagCCAATAAACACATACATTCAGTTTACAGTCAGATTTGGTCACATAGAAGGTCAAGTAGAGGGTCAGGCGTGAGTCTTTTATATTCTGGTTGGGTTGTTTCTTGGTGTATGCCAGGTGTCCAGATGATTTTCTCTAGTGTTAGCTCATGACCTCCTCATACCCTCTAGGCGGGTAAGGAGGTTTGTATGGGATTCTCttccctttccctctctttaatGCAAAGATACGCGTCTCTTCtgcatgttcgagaaaaaaagttTACAGTCAGATTCAATTAAATGGATTGTATTTAACATGCATGGAATAGAATTCTGGTCATGTGGCTTAAGGACAAAATGAAGGAAAGATAGGGGCAAAAAAAGGCCCACCACATTGACATCTCCATACTATTCATGTGTCCAGTGGGCAATCTTCTGGGTAAAATGGATATCTCCGTTTTCTATCTATGCCTCTCTTAACAATATAGCAGTCGAATGCAGTTAGGGTGTCTTAATAGTTCTACAAGTTGAGACAACAAGATCCAACAGTTTTCGTTCCAGGAGATTGCCTGTTAGAAGAAGTGCACATAGTCCAAAGCTGCAAACAGAAAATGAACTTTATTCCCTGGGGGGGGAGGCATCCACCAACCCTAGTCTCTGACTTTCAGTGACAGATTATCTTACACATAAAAAATTACCACAAGCATGAATCATTCATAATTCTCATTCTTCCCACTTACAAAACATTCTAGTGCTAATACAATCAGCAAAATGCATCTGGTTTATTATAGGGTAGGGCTCAGGACTTAGGAGAATTTAATGTAGAATAAGTTCATTGACTTCCTAGAAAGAAGGTCAGAATTGAAGGCCCTTATTTATCATCAGGTGGACAATAAGAGCTGGAATTTTCAGCGTCTCCTAGCAGCAGTTTCTCTCTGCGCATTGAAGTAGACAGCAGCTACAGGGACGCCAAGGTCATTTTCCTCAGCGAACTGCCGAGTGTTGAAATGATCTCTGGAGGATGGCACAGTTACAGTTTGCCTACCCTTCTGCTTGAAGAGCACAAAAATGAACCTGTGGATACCAATGTTTGGTCTTGGGCTCTCGTAGCTTATGACCTCTCGCCCTGCAATTGAAAGATGCATGGTTATTAATTCAAAGAACAACTAAAACATGGAATAGACTAAGCCTGAATCAGCAGAACCTACCAAAGGAGGCATCTGTTGTCCCAGGTATATCAGTCACGATCCTGCAAGGATACCATTTAGCCAGATTATTCATTGAAATGCTAAAAAAACATGCAATTTTGTTATATGAAAGATATGGTTCTATCTTCCTCAGCAATATATGCTATTTGACACCCCTACTAAGGTAAGAAATGCTGAATATTACCAATGAAGGTGCTCCCTTAGATATGGATCACTTGGTCCTGGGACATCTGGGTCTGTCATAACCTGAAATTTGATGACCATGGCCATCAGGGAAGGAATAGCGTCTGTAGAATGTTTATCAATGATGGAACATTTGACTGCTAACCAATGTGAAGAAAGACCGCAAGTCACCCCCTTGAACCTCTACCCTAGGTTTAGATACAACAGCTGATGGGTAGATCTCATGGCCATTGAATACGAGTTTGTTTGAGTTGTAGGTCACTATCATCTTCACACATGGGTTAAAGGCGTCGAGAACTTCTCCAATCACCCGCCCAACTATGAGAGGCTCCACAGACCTAGACATGGTTGGAGGGACAGGTATTTGTATTTTGCACAAGAAATGCTCTGACTGAATGGAGCAAGCGAATGCACTCAATGATACGCAGTGAGCTGCTTATTGGGCATTGGTAGAGGACAAGCCTCTATTTATAGCGGTTAGGAGGCTGCTGCTGAGTGTAGGATAAAAAGACGATGTGAGGCATGTGTGTCTTTTAGTTGGGTATGGTGTGGATGCAGCTGAAATGGCAACAGGAGGGTTGTACCGCTTTTTCCAAGAAAGCCAACAAAGGATGTCATATCTTCTGGAACGGTTACAGATAAAATCTATGCAAGCAATGCTTCATGTCTCATCTTTCAAGTTCTTGGGATAAAGCATTTTTCTCTCTTTGATGACTACGTATGTGCAAAATTGTTCTTTCATGACTCAAACAAAGTATTTCAGGTCACCGTGGAGTCCACAAGAAAATATGTGATAGAACAATATGTTTAATTCTTTATAAAACATAACACACCTCCAGGAAGTGAGCCAGTAAAGACTACGGTGCTAAACTATCTGGTATTATTGGGAAACATTCTCCCTATCTACATGTAGGGTCTGCATGACAGTTACTTTGCGGAATTTGTTGCTTAATGATGTTATCAAATTGTCATGTTCCACCCTTCCGAAATAGAAAAAAATGAGCTTTTACATAAAATCGTTACCGTCAAATTTCTGGAGAGCACAATTCAAGCACCTTATCATTTTCCATTTTTTTCTTAAAATGACATATCTATGTAGCTGTTCATGGCAAGTTAGGAAGTATCGCTTTGTGGAGAAAAAAATGGAAAATAAAGGGGATTTTTTTTCATTGATCTGGAGACAAAAAAATTGCTGCATTTTTTACGTGGAAGCCTTGGCGCTCTGCAGAATATGATGCTTAATCACCTTATCAAATTTGTGTATTGGCTCT
The sequence above is drawn from the Miscanthus floridulus cultivar M001 chromosome 15, ASM1932011v1, whole genome shotgun sequence genome and encodes:
- the LOC136508699 gene encoding CEN-like protein 2: MSRSVEPLIVGRVIGEVLDAFNPCVKMIVTYNSNKLVFNGHEIYPSAVVSKPRVEVQGGDLRSFFTLVMTDPDVPGPSDPYLREHLHWIVTDIPGTTDASFGREVISYESPRPNIGIHRFIFVLFKQKGRQTVTVPSSRDHFNTRQFAEENDLGVPVAAVYFNAQRETAARRR